A genomic region of Ictidomys tridecemlineatus isolate mIctTri1 chromosome 10, mIctTri1.hap1, whole genome shotgun sequence contains the following coding sequences:
- the LOC144367433 gene encoding speedy protein E4A-like produces the protein MVIAYFSRAGLFSWQYRRIHFFLALYLANDMEEDNQAPKQGIFHFLYGTSYAQRPLFHKLRYQFICSMGWNTRVSREECEEIQAYDPELWVWGRDRALLA, from the exons ATGGTCATAGCTTATTTTAGCCGAGCTGGCCTCTTCTCCTGGCAGTACCGACGAATCCACTTCTTTCTGGCCCT CTACCTGGCCAATGACATGGAGGAGGACAACCAGGCTCCTAAACAAGGCATCTTTCATTTCCTCTACGGGACGAGCTATGCCCAGCGTCCCCTGTTCCACAAACTGCGCTATCAGTTCATCTGCTCCATGGGCTGGAACACTCGGGTTTCCAGGGAGGAGTGTGAGGAG ATTCAAGCTTATGATCCGGAGCTCTGGGTGTGGGGCCGAGATCGCGCCCTCCTTGCCTAG